The following coding sequences lie in one Spinacia oleracea cultivar Varoflay chromosome 1, BTI_SOV_V1, whole genome shotgun sequence genomic window:
- the LOC110786689 gene encoding ras-related protein RAB1BV gives MAAPPARARADYDYLIKLLLIGDSGVGKSCLLLRFSDGSFTTSFITTIGIDFKIRTIELDAKRIKLQIWDTAGQERFRTITTAYYRGAMGILLVYDVTDESSFNNIRNWIRNIEQHASDNVNKILVGNKADMDESKRAVPTSKGQALADEYGIKFFETSAKTNLNVEEVFFSIARDIKQRLAESDSKAEAPGGGLKISATDSGAPTPAAPKSACCGS, from the exons ATGGCTGCTCCACCTGCTAGGGCTAGAGCCGATTACGATTATCTTATTAAACTTCTCTTGATCGGTGATAGCG GTGTGGGTAAGAGTTGCCTTCTGCTGCGTTTTTCTGATGGATCTTTCACCACAAGTTTCATAACAACCATTGG CattgattttaagatacgaaccATTGAACTCGATGCCAAACGTATCAAACTTCAAATATGGGACACGGCTGGTCAGGAACGCTTTCGAACAATTACTACTG CTTATTACCGTGGAGCCATGGGCATTTTGCTGGTGTATGATGTCACTGACGAGTCATCTTTTAACA ATATAAGGAACTGGATCCGCAATATCGAACAGCATGCTTCAGACAACGTGAACAAGATTTTGGTTGGTAACAAGGCAGACATGGATGAGAGCAAAAGG GCTGTTCCTACCTCGAAGGGGCAAGCCCTGGCTGATGAGTATGGTATCAAATTCTTTGAAACA AGTGCTAAGACAAACTTGAATGTGGAGGAGGTCTTCTTTTCAATAGCAAGGGATATTAAACAGAGACTTGCAGAATCTGACTCCAAGGCTGAGGCT CCTGGTGGGGGACTTAAGATCAGTGCAACAGACTCAGGTGCCCCAACCCCAGCTGCTCCCAAGTCGGCTTGCTGTGGCTCTTAA
- the LOC110786690 gene encoding WAT1-related protein At2g37460 isoform X2: MEATRSLYNKAKPFLAVIFLQFGLAGMDILSKVALNRGMSNYVLVVYRHAVATVVIAPFALVFDKKVRPKMTLSIFIKLLLLGLLEPVIDQNLYYMGMKYTSATFAATMVNILPGITFLMAWIMRLEVVKCRSIRSQAKIVGTIATIGGAMMMTLIKGPVITSWSSNNDNGHGDGIKQLDISVHDAIKGSIMITIGCFSWAAFVILQAITLRTYPVELSLTAWICLLGTLEGTAVALVMEKGRSSVWAIGWDANLLAAVYSGIFCSGLLYFIQGVVMKVRGPVFVTAFSPLCMVIVAILSAIFMAEKTYLGRSSIKGRLDKENRSSIPGRREYESISWCVCIR; encoded by the exons atgGAGGCTACTCGGAGTTTATACAATAAAGCAAAGCCATTTTTGGCTGTAATATTTCTCCAATTTGGTCTTGCAGGAATGGATATCCTCTCCAAGGTTGCACTTAACCGTGGAATGAGCAACTACGTTCTTGTCGTCTATCGTCACGCCGTTGCTACTGTTGTTATCGCCCCGTTTGCTCTTGTTTTCGACAA GAAAGTGAGGCCAAAGATGACATTATCAATTTTTATCAAGTTATTGCTACTAGGTCTACTTGA GCCAGTAATAGACCAAAACTTGTATTATATGGGAATGAAGTACACATCAGCAACATTTGCAGCGACGATGGTGAACATTCTTCCAGGAATAACGTTTCTAATGGCATGGATAATGAG GCTTGAAGTGGTGAAGTGTAGAAGCATTCGTAGTCAAGCAAAGATAGTAGGAACAATAGCAACAATAGGTGGGGCGATGATGATGACACTAATAAAAGGACCAGTTATTACATCTTGGTCATCGAACAATGATAATGGACATGGTGATGGGATTAAACAACTTGATATTAGTGTTCATGACGCTATTAAAGGTTCCATTATGATCACTATTGGTTGCTTTAGTTGGGCTGCTTTTGTCATTCTTCAG GCTATAACTTTGAGGACGTACCCGGTGGAGCTATCTCTTACGGCATGGATATGTTTGCTAGGGACACTAGAGGGTACGGCAGTTGCCCTAGTTATGGAGAAGGGAAGATCCTCTGTTTGGGCAATTGGTTGGGATGCCAATTTATTGGCTGCTGTCTATAGT GGTATATTTTGTTCAGGATTATTGTATTTTATTCAAGGAGTTGTAATGAAAGTAAGAGGCCCCGTTTTCGTCACAGCTTTCAGTCCTCTGTGCATGGTTATCGTAGCTATTTTGAGTGCAATTTTTATGGCAGAAAAGACCTATCTTGGAAG gtcaagtattaagggacggctcgataaggaaaacaggtcaagtattccgggacggagggagtatgagtcAATTTCTT